GGCAACAGGGCCGAAAATCTCTTCCTGAGCAACCCTCATGCTGTTCTTTACATCCACAAGCATGGTTGGCTTCATGAAAGCACCGTTTTCAAGTCCATTACCCTCTGCCCGAGTTCCGCCGCAGGCAATCTTCGCCCCCTCTTTTTCTCCGATATGTACATAGGCGAGGATTTTATCGAGCTGATTCTGATCAATCTGGGAGCCCATGACCGTATCTTTTTCCCACGGCATCCCCACCTTGATGCTGTTAAAGGCTTTAACGAGCTGGGCGAGGAACTTGTCGTAGATATCCTCATGAACGAAGACACGGGAACCAGCGCAGCAGACTTGTCCCTGGTTGAACAGTATCCCCATCTGAACGCCTTCGATGGCCTTATCCCATGGAGCATCGGGGAAGAAGATATTTGCAGATTTACCACCCAATTCCAAGGTTGCGGGGATCAATTTCTTGGCAGCGGCATCGGCAATCTGATACCCGACCTCCGTTGAACCCGTAAAAGCCAACTTTCTTAAATCCTTATGATCAAGGAGGAACTGGCCGGCTTGAGACCCTCTGCCGGTAACGACATTGAGAACTCCGGGAGGCAGTACGTCGTTGACCAGCTTTGCAAACTCAAGGATACTGAGAGAGGTTGAGCTTGAGGGCTTAATCACGACACAACACCCCGCCGCAAGAGCAGGAGCAATCTTCCAGGCAGCCATCGTAAAAGGGAAATTCCAAGGTATGATCTGCCCGACCACTCCGATGGGCTCACGGAGAATGATGCTCATGGTCTGATCGTCGATCATCACCGCCTGTCCCTCTTCCGCGCGAATGGCACCAGCGAAATAGCGAAAATGATCGGAACCGAGGGGAACATCGATTCCGGATGTCTCCCTGATCGGTTTACCGTTGTCCAGCGTTTCAATCATTGCCAACTTATCGAGATTGGCGTCGATCAGGTCGGCAATCTTAAGCAGAAGCGCCGATCGTTCCTGAGGACTGATCTTTTTCCAGCCGTCGAAGGCCTTCCATGCAGCCTTCACCGCCTTATCGACATCCTCTTTACTGGCGTCGGGAAAGGTAGCAAGGACCTCTCCGTTGGCAGGGCAGTACGCAGTACAAGTTTTCCCGTTCGAGGCTTCCACCCATTGGCCCCCGATCAGCATCTTGTACTTTTCATCCATTGGTCTCGGCATGTTCATGTGCGTTCTCTCCTTATTACGTTTTCTTATGGGTAAGCACGTACCCGCTTAGTTATTATGCAAAAAACGTACCAAAAGGCATGGACATGGTGTTATTGGCAAAATCATGGTAAAATAAGCAGGAAAAACGAAGATATCATCTGTGATGTGTGATATTTCGGAATATTCGAAGTTCCTTCATCGCAGGTGATGCCACGATGGTGTCACTTTTTTTTGCAAAAATGATACAGTTACGTTACACCTTTGTGACACTTTTTTGGACCATTGTTTTAGCAAAGGGTGATGTAATAATGGAATCAAGTGCGACTGAGACAAAGGTGATGTGGGAACGATTCATCACAAAAGGTCGAATCGAAGAGGGAGCTCTTCGTAAAGAGATTACCGAGGCCTGGATGCGATGTATTAATGCATCCGTTGATCCCTTTGCGGACCGAAGCAGCACGGTACTCCCCCAGCCCTTCCTCAACGAAATTCTACAACATCATAAAACCCTCATCGATATCGCCCGTCCCTTTATGGAAAACCTCTATCGATTCGTCGCGGGATCGGGGTTCGTGGTTATTTTATGTGATGAAAAGGGGTATCTGATGGAGGCCGTAGGCGATAACGACGTGCTGTACGGTGATCACGGCTTGAATCTCCAACAGGGCGCATGGTGGGCGGAGGAAGAGGTCGGAAACAACGGAGTGGGAACGGCGCTCCGTCTAAAACGCCCATTCCAGGTCTCCGGTGCGGAGCATTTCTGCCGTAAGCACCATCCATGGACCTGTTCAGGGGCTCCTATCTTTGACGACAACGGAAGGGTCATTGCGGTCTTGGAGATGTCAGGGCCTGTTGAGAAGACCCACCTGCACACTCTCGGCATGGTTGCGGCCGGTGTGGAAGCAATTCAGCAGCAGATGAGGGTTAAGAAACAAAATCGGGAGCTGACGGTCCTGAATAACAGCCTCAATAACATCTTTCTCACCGTTTCCGATGGTGTCATTGTCATTGATTCCAGAGGCGCCGTCGATCAGGTAAATCCAGCGGCGGAAAACATTTTGCATCAAAGTGCGGAGAAATTGGCGGGACATCCCTTTCAGGAGTATATCGATAATTGGCATCCCATTCATGAGATGCTTGAAATGGGTACTGCTTTCCACGAAATCGAACTTTCGATCAACGACGGCGATGGTGCCATCACCTGCCTCACCTCGGCAAAACCAATCAAAGACGGCGGGGGAACAGTCACAGGCGGGGTCATTTTCATCAATCCCATCACACGGATCAAAAAACTCATCAACCGTTTCAGCGGGGCCCACGCTTCTTTTACCTTCGATGATATCATAGGATGCGGCCAGTCGCTGAGCAAAGCAATCCATCTGGCAAAACTGGTGGCGGACAACGAAAGCATCGTACTGCTCAGCGGCGAAAGCGGGACCGGTAAAGAGATGTTTGCCCAGGCGATACACAATAAAAGCAATCGGAGGAAGGGCCCTTTTGTGGCGGTAAACTGTGGTGCGATCCCTCGGGAACTGATCGAAAGCGAACTTTTCGGTTATGTGGAGGGGGCGTTCACCGGTGCACGAAAACGGGGAAAGCCCGGAAAATTCGAGCTGGCCTCGGGAGGGACCCTCTTTCTCGACGAAATCGGAGAGATGCCCCTTGAACAACAGGTTGCATTGCTAAGAGTTCTCCAGGACAAGAGTCTTACCCGTATCGGCGGCGATAAAACGGTAATGATCGATACCAGGATCATCTGTGCCACCAACAAGAATCTCCAACTGGAAGTGGCACGCGGGACCTTTCGTCAGGACCTCTACTACCGCCTCAATGTGATCTCGATTCATCTTCCCCCATTGCGTGAACATCGTGAGGATATCCCGACAATGTTCGAGGTGTTTCTTGAAAATGCCTGTAAAAGGATCGGTGTGAAGGTCCCCCGGATAAACGATGAGGTGATGCAGCGCCTGCAATGTTACGATTGGCCCGGTAATGTGCGAGAATTTCGAAATGTTGTCGAGCGGGTGGTCAATATGACGGCCGGTAGCGATATTTGCCCGGAGAACCTTCCCGATGAAATTCTCTCTCCGCGAAAAGGGCTCTGGCCTTCGCCGATGCTCAGTGAGGCCCACAATTTCGATGAAGAGCGAAAGAAGATAAAAGCACTGGCGGAAAAGAAGGAGCAGGAAGAAATTCTTGCGATGTTGTATAAGCATAACGGCAATGTCAGCCAGGCTGCACGTGAAATGGGCATTTCAAGGAATTCACTCTATCGGAAAATGCATAAACAAGGCGACTGACCTCTTTTTTTAACCATATCCTAACATGAAGCTTATCGTATACTTACCGGAGCGTCATACTCCTTTCCTATGGAGCGGATATCCTTCTTTTGTGATACAGCGGAACTTTCTCTGATGCAGGTAACAGATCTTCACCTTGCCCTTCGGTATCCGTTAAAACGGTTTTTCTTACACAAACTTGCCAGGCTTGTCAAAACCGAGGCCCCCCAGCTATTGATCAATAGTGGCGATTTCTTCTGTCGACGAAAAATCACCTCACCAGTGCCGATTATTCGACTTTTCGATCACTATATCGGCACATTTGTCCCGTGGACCTTTGCATGGGGAAATCACGATTTGGAGATAGGCAGAAAGGGAAGAGAAGCGGGACTCTTCGAAAAGGTGGAAAAAGCATTACTTCGTTCAAAGCACTGCTTATATGCAAAAAGCAGCATTCCTCGTCCATCATCTACCGGCGGCGACGCATTTACCGGTGGAAATTTCGTTATCGAGATCTTTCAAAGGGGCGAAGAAAAACCCTCCTGGCAAATTTTCATCCTCAATTCGGGAAGGAAACAGCATATCACAAAGGAAGTATCCGCCGCCATGGAAGAAGAGATTTGTCGCTACGAAAGAAGTGTGCCCGGGATTTGCTTCTTCCATCGCCCTATAAAAGAGACGGATAAGGCAATGAAATGGGGGCTTTTCAAAGGTGCAGGAGGAGAACGTGCCGACTGTGGAGATGAGAACGGCCGATTGCATGCCGAGCTCAAGGAGTTGGGAACCATTAAAGCCTGCTTCTACGGCCATGACCACGTCAATAATTTCTTTTTTCGGAAAGATGGTATTGCATATGTCTACGGAAGGAAGACACTTCCCTTTGCCTATGGTTCCTCGAGCCTGTCAAATCTGGATAGGTCTAGACAAAAAGATCCAAGAACAATAGCCTGGGGCTTTCTCATGATCAAACTTCCCCTCAGTCAAAAAGCCTTTCAGGAAGCTCCTGCCATTGAGATTGCATCTATTCTTGAAAATCGGGAAACAGCGTATAGGTGGCAGATTCCTCTGGAGGAAGCCCAGAGCGAGGCAGAAACATTCGAGGGAATGAATATTACAATGATGTGCTGAGAATTTTCTTTAAAGTATCATCATCGTTTTCGAAATGCCGATACACGGCCATAGGTGTAACCCCGATAAGACGTGCAAGCTTTCTTAACGAAAACTCTTCATGTCCTTTTTCCACTATGAGGCGACGCTCCTCATGCAATAAAGCATATACGCTACGATTTCAGAAGTCAACGAGAAGCCGCCTTTGCAATCTCTGCATGCATATCACGACAAAATCCGATAAACTCTCCGACAAAAGGCATGGGAGAGAATTCGGTATAGACAAACGTAATTTGACGTTCCAGGATACCGGATGAAAACGGAATTGCAGAGAGGCTTCCCAAAAGAAGTTCGCGCTCTACCGCATGCCGCGACATAACCGA
This DNA window, taken from Sediminispirochaeta bajacaliforniensis DSM 16054, encodes the following:
- a CDS encoding aldehyde dehydrogenase family protein → MNMPRPMDEKYKMLIGGQWVEASNGKTCTAYCPANGEVLATFPDASKEDVDKAVKAAWKAFDGWKKISPQERSALLLKIADLIDANLDKLAMIETLDNGKPIRETSGIDVPLGSDHFRYFAGAIRAEEGQAVMIDDQTMSIILREPIGVVGQIIPWNFPFTMAAWKIAPALAAGCCVVIKPSSSTSLSILEFAKLVNDVLPPGVLNVVTGRGSQAGQFLLDHKDLRKLAFTGSTEVGYQIADAAAKKLIPATLELGGKSANIFFPDAPWDKAIEGVQMGILFNQGQVCCAGSRVFVHEDIYDKFLAQLVKAFNSIKVGMPWEKDTVMGSQIDQNQLDKILAYVHIGEKEGAKIACGGTRAEGNGLENGAFMKPTMLVDVKNSMRVAQEEIFGPVAAVIKFKSEQEVIDMANDSEYGLGGAVWTKDINRAFRVARAVETGRMWVNNYNNLPAHAPFGGYKKSGIGRETHKVILDHYTQMKNIYISMTEKPFGLY
- a CDS encoding sigma-54-dependent Fis family transcriptional regulator, with protein sequence MVSLFFAKMIQLRYTFVTLFWTIVLAKGDVIMESSATETKVMWERFITKGRIEEGALRKEITEAWMRCINASVDPFADRSSTVLPQPFLNEILQHHKTLIDIARPFMENLYRFVAGSGFVVILCDEKGYLMEAVGDNDVLYGDHGLNLQQGAWWAEEEVGNNGVGTALRLKRPFQVSGAEHFCRKHHPWTCSGAPIFDDNGRVIAVLEMSGPVEKTHLHTLGMVAAGVEAIQQQMRVKKQNRELTVLNNSLNNIFLTVSDGVIVIDSRGAVDQVNPAAENILHQSAEKLAGHPFQEYIDNWHPIHEMLEMGTAFHEIELSINDGDGAITCLTSAKPIKDGGGTVTGGVIFINPITRIKKLINRFSGAHASFTFDDIIGCGQSLSKAIHLAKLVADNESIVLLSGESGTGKEMFAQAIHNKSNRRKGPFVAVNCGAIPRELIESELFGYVEGAFTGARKRGKPGKFELASGGTLFLDEIGEMPLEQQVALLRVLQDKSLTRIGGDKTVMIDTRIICATNKNLQLEVARGTFRQDLYYRLNVISIHLPPLREHREDIPTMFEVFLENACKRIGVKVPRINDEVMQRLQCYDWPGNVREFRNVVERVVNMTAGSDICPENLPDEILSPRKGLWPSPMLSEAHNFDEERKKIKALAEKKEQEEILAMLYKHNGNVSQAAREMGISRNSLYRKMHKQGD
- a CDS encoding metallophosphoesterase; the encoded protein is MERISFFCDTAELSLMQVTDLHLALRYPLKRFFLHKLARLVKTEAPQLLINSGDFFCRRKITSPVPIIRLFDHYIGTFVPWTFAWGNHDLEIGRKGREAGLFEKVEKALLRSKHCLYAKSSIPRPSSTGGDAFTGGNFVIEIFQRGEEKPSWQIFILNSGRKQHITKEVSAAMEEEICRYERSVPGICFFHRPIKETDKAMKWGLFKGAGGERADCGDENGRLHAELKELGTIKACFYGHDHVNNFFFRKDGIAYVYGRKTLPFAYGSSSLSNLDRSRQKDPRTIAWGFLMIKLPLSQKAFQEAPAIEIASILENRETAYRWQIPLEEAQSEAETFEGMNITMMC
- a CDS encoding TetR family transcriptional regulator, which produces MEKGHEEFSLRKLARLIGVTPMAVYRHFENDDDTLKKILSTSL